A DNA window from Mytilus edulis chromosome 14, xbMytEdul2.2, whole genome shotgun sequence contains the following coding sequences:
- the LOC139503573 gene encoding interferon alpha-inducible protein 27-like protein 2A: MERKYILVCVLFVLFGTPVQGEKTERRTSDDVWCAIKKYGGGALVGAGTVRLVAPVLGAIGFGPAGIVAGTFAATAMAFAAAANGGGVVAGGVIATLQSTGAAGLGLASKAIIGVTSGGIYSILVGGCSEDDIACKEKEK, from the exons ATGGAACGAAAATATATATTAGTATGTGTATTGTTTGTTCTTTTTGGTACACCTGTTCAAG GTGAAAAAACAGAGAGAAGGACTTCAGATGATGTTTGGTGTGCAATAAAGAAATATGGAGGTGGTGCATTGGTGGGAGCAGGTACAGTACGCTTAGTAGCCCCTGTACTTGGGGCAATTGGCTTTGGCCCGGCTGGTATAGTAGCTGGGACATTTGCAGCTACAGCTATGGCATTTGCAGCTGCTGCCAATGGTGGAGGCGTAGTAGCTGGAGGAGTTATTGCCACCCTTCAATCTACAGGCGCTGCTGGGTTAGGCCTAGCTTCAAAGGCTATCATTGGTGTTACATCAGGTGGAATATACAGCATTTTAGTTGGAGGATGCTCGGAAGATGACATTGCATGTAAAGAGAAAGAAAAGTGA
- the LOC139503220 gene encoding interferon alpha-inducible protein 27-like protein 2A, whose protein sequence is MNQKYITVCVLFVLFCSPVQGDDESTNNGEWTSDDIWCLTKTVGGAAIFGTGAVALAPVALGAAGFTGAGIAVGSFAAKAMAASAVANGGGVIAGGVVATLQSAGVLGLGVGAKAAIGATVGGIYSYFVGGCSADDIDCQ, encoded by the exons ATgaatcaaaaatatataacagTCTGTGTATTATTTGTTCTCTTTTGTTCACCTGTTCAAG GCGATGATGAATCAACAAACAATGGCGAATGGACTTCAGATGATATTTGGTGTTTAACAAAAACAGTAGGAGGCGCTGCAATATTTGGAACAGGAGCCGTTGCTTTAGCACCCGTTGCACTTGGTGCAGCTGGCTTTACTGGAGCTGGTATAGCTGTAGGGTCATTCGCAGCAAAAGCGATGGCAGCCTCTGCTGTTGCCAATGGAGGAGGCGTTATAGCAGGAGGAGTTGTTGCCACCCTTCAATCAGCTGGAGTCCTTGGTTTAGGCGTTGGTGCAAAGGCTGCCATCGGTGCAACAGTTGGCGGAATATACAGTTATTTTGTTGGAGGGTGCTCAGCAGATGACATTGACTGTCAATAG